In Ictalurus punctatus breed USDA103 chromosome 18, Coco_2.0, whole genome shotgun sequence, the genomic stretch CTTCATTTCCATAACATGCGcacattatttacataaaacagGCCATAATTATTGTAGCTGTTCCAGATTCAGatgactgtactgtatataaacatatgGATATATATGTGTAATTTGCATACAATCATTTTTCGATCAGAATGAGGGGAAGAAACAGATGAGTTTAATGAAATCTATTCAGGGAGCTTGTCATTAAACTcataaaaaaacttttttaattcTCTTGCTTCTCTAATAGCATCGACTAGTGGTTTTGCATCTTCTTCGTACATTCTGTATGGATTTTTCTGACTCAGCTTTTCAAATTCCTTGTCATCTTTAGAGTTAAGTAAGTCAATGATAAACCCTCTGTTTAAGCCAGTTACTCCTTTCAGCAGTTTGGTTTCATTTGGGCGATCCTCCTTTATATATGTTTCTTTATTTGTGAGTACCCCATTAGAGTAAGCACAGATTGCCAATTTTCTCGCATCCAGACATGACTGTCCGGTAATTAAGCCCTCGCCACGAAGGCTGAATCTCTCCGGatcaatgatgatgatgggatTTCTGTCGGGAAACACAGCTTTAAAATGGGCACGCTTTTTGACCTGCGAGATCAGAACTGGTGACTCCATCTTGTACTCGTTCGTCTTCCTACGTGGCTTGATGAAGCTCTCCTGTAGGGTGTTGAGTCCATCACACACTAGAACACAGAAGTTTGGTTCTGGGTAGTACACAAGCAGAGGATCGACCTCTGCCATGGCTACACGAATCCAGCGGTCCAGCCAACTCCCAATGTGATGCTTGCTGTCGTGGACGAACTCGTAACCAGTTGACATCACGGTGGGCGGGATGGAGTCTTTGTCCAGCTCCTCTCTCACAATTTGTAAGTATTCACTGTAGATGAAGTTGAATCTGACTGTGTCGCTATCAACGAAACTGAAGTAAACCAGACATGCTGGATCGCCCCCCCTCAACTCCTCCACAAGTTTTGTTGTAGCAGCGTCCTTTTTCAGATGTTCTCGAATATCCTGGTACGGTGTCATAGTCGCATTTGGTGCTATTGTTCCACCGCTTCCCCAGGTGTACGTGATTATAGAATACTTGATATCATATTTACAATTGTACCTGAAGGTCTGGAGCTTCTTGAGGACCTCAGCTAGATTTGCGTTATATTTTCCGTTCATGCCAAAAATCACAGCTACGTCTTCCAGAACGACTTTGCCATTCTTATCCTTTATTAATTTCCGATCCTCTTCCCTAAATCCATCAATTAAAGCATCGAGGAGATAACCACACCTCTTCTTTGCCTCAACCTCTGAATCCACCTTCAAAGGTATATTGATCAAAAACTTGACCTTTACCCTCTGAAGAGACAGAACACACTtacagtcaggtccaaaagtatttggacaggcACAGATTATAGTTCATTAATTAGTCTAATCTACAAAAGTGACCAAAATGGcttactttttcatttaaaatacagtcgaatccataagtatttggacagggaCACAATTTTGGTAATGCTACCTCTGTGGAGGCCACATTAGTGGCTGTGGAgccaccacagtggatttgaaacgcagcaatcaagatgtgattaaagtgtcaactttcagctttaattcaatgagtttaacaaaaatattgcattaacggTAGAGtctcacaggctcaaaagttaTTGGGCAAACAAACATAACCATAAATATTATGGACGGACGCTGTAAAACAAATGACTGTAATTCCTAATTGCAGTCCCTGACTGCTTCGTTTCAAATCTGCTGGGGTGGAATACAGAGGAAACATTACCAACATTGTgttgctgtccaaatacttatgttCCTGACTGTATTTATAATGAGAAAGCAAGCAATGAATAGTATCACAGTATCACAGATATTATTAAATGTAAGATCTAACCTGAGTAGAGGGGTCTCTGGTCCTTTTGCTGCCGCTGGGAATTTTGCTTGCCATCTTTTTGCTTTTCGTTCTTCCTGACCAACGAGTGAAATCCGGCTACTGATCCAAGTCTTATATAGGACATGAGGAGGCTTATACTTTTACTCAGTTTCACGTAATGCCCAGTGTCATCATTGTTCCAGATAATTTCTGGGAGGTTTCTCTTGATTTCTGGAAGGTTATCACATAAGTTACTGTAGTTGGAACCAATTTCTTAATAATCTACACAAAAGCATTTCCCAACACCCTGATTACCTTTTGACCCATTTCGTGTCAAGCAGCCAGAGGAGGAAGTGTTTATTTCCATTCTCTGGTAATCGAGGTTGTGATCTTTAGAAGATTAGAGAACAGCTCGATGAAGTAAAATTTCCGAAGAAATGCctacataaaaatataacactgGGTTTCTTGTAAaattgcacacacacccacacacacacacaaacgacgCAGACCTTCAAATTCCTGGGCCTACACCTGACATGGTCACTGAACACTTCCTCCTTAGTAAAGAAGGCCCAACAGCACCTGTATTTTCTAATGAGGATGAAGAGAGCTGGCACGCCCTCCATGCTCACTGGTGTCTACAGGCGTGTCACTGAGAGTGTACTCACCTTCTGCATTACCGTCTGGTATGGAAACTGCTCAGCATCTGACAGAAAAGCCCTGCAGCGGGTACTGAAGATGGCACAGTGCATCACTGGTACCAACCTTCCTGGCATTAAGGACATTTACACCACAAGGTGTGTGAGGAAGGCAACCTCCATCAGGAAGGACCCCTCTCACCCATCCTTTGACTGGTTTAAGCCCCTCTGATCCGGGAAGAAGCTAAGAAGTATTCAGAACAAGCAGTCAGACTTCTAAACTGCCATGTCTAACTGTGACTCAGTGTACCTTATGGTAATATTATCTCGTCAATGTCTATCTATTACATGTTGCACGGTATAGACTTCTGAAGGAActgtgctttgtttttattcattgacATGCAAGGTGCTAAAAATTACAATAAAGCTGACTTTGACTTTGACATGAACTGTTTTAGTTCTGAATGAGCTTTTAGTTGGAATATTAACAGATTGTGAGgaacgtatacacacacacacacacacacacatacacacacacacacagacacacacacacacacactggagtggcttaaatcagtggttctcaaactgggggccGTGGCACCCTGAGGGGCTACCAGATGGCACCGGGgtgctaaccctaacccatacAGACATGTTCACTTATTATATctataaatctataacactgactcaACAGTTGGCTGTTCTGAGGTAAATATATACCACTCagcacagttagctggctagcttgttgctaacagaCGGCAACCATGATTTTTTTCCCACGATTTTTCCACAAAATGATTAATTTCCGAGGTCTGCTATCCTGTTTCTGAGGTAAGTCGAATGCAGCATTAGACCCAGGTCCTCTCAGTCTTGCTGTGTGGTTAGCGTATCTTCCAGCTCTATTGAATTTCCTGAGGTAAAACCACCACCTGAACTCCTCAGATTCTCACGATATGCTCAGTGATGATCTTCCTCCTCATCGCCACATGACTGGTCTGGTCCTGTGTCTGTCTCAGAACAAACAAATAGTAAACAAATTTAATTTACTCATGATTTAAATCTCTCTTCATGTTTTGTGAGTGAAGACATTCCATGTGTGGAAGGAAGGCTCGCATGGATTGATCTATTTGGCAGCATGAACAAAGGAAGCTAAGTTTCATGTTTTGCTCTGAAGTCAGACAGCATTATGGCAGTTCAAGATACAAAACAGGCTGAAAGGAAACACATATCAGGAGATATAACATCATATAGAGATacatacagacatacacacatacaggagATATAACATGGAACCTATTAGTGATTCCTGGTACTAACGTTAGTTATAGCAAACCTAACTCTGAGAATTGCTCAAGAAGATGATCATATCGATGATGTTTTAGTCTGCTCTTTTTCAGAGAGCCTATCCAGCATGTCTAACGTAAATTTCGTGCTCATCAAATCTATCAAGACTTCCTGTTCACTCGACTGACCTTCTATTAAATCACTGTGGTTTATTCACACATGGTggtctaaaaaataataaatacagtttaaatgcaGTGTAAGAGGgtacatacagtgtgtgtgtgtgtgtgtgtgtgtgtgtgtgtgtgtgtgtgtgtgtgtgtgtgtgtgtgtgtgtgtgtgtgtgtgtgtgtgagagagagagagaaagagctgaAATTTCCTACCATGCAGTTCTGCTCACTACCAGCAGGAGGCATAACACAGTTAAATGAAGCGTTCTACTTCTGCATAAAGCCATAAATAGTTAAAGGAACAAATCAACTATACTATCTAAAtttgtatgaatatatatacagagaCCCCATTTTGCCCAGTTTTTTTGTAAAAAGGCTTTATATTAGGTTGGAATGTTTTGCTTCTGTTATTATGTGTTATTATCTGACTGGCCGCAGGAGTCCAATAGGAGACGATGAGGGGCGGAGCTTCAGTCATTCATGTACATTTTCCCCAGTGTTGAATGGCTTCAGCACTGATGGGAACATGACCCACttgtgtttattaattaatctgATCACTTAAACTTGTTTTCTATAAGGAATGAAAACGCAGAGTTCACATAAAGTTTCTTTGTATAAAGCAGTTCAATTTTCTGCCGCTTTATACAAAAACAGCACACTTCCCTAACAACTGTCTGCATGAtagtattattcattttaaaataaaacacagaattgCACACATTTGCTCTGCTGAAAATCTGTTAATAGACATTTTATTTCAAGTTGTGATTGTTCACATGCTCGTTGCGTATGTTATATACAGCTGTGAGATTTAAAATCCACGTTCACTAGATGACACATCGGATCCAAAACATCACTGCCCGTCAGGTTTCCAAGTCCAACTGTAAAGTATTGAGCGTTGTTAAACACGCTGACGAGCTCTGGGTCTCTTTTAAGATTTGCTGCTGTTGTCGTGATTGCTGTCCTGAGCTGCGTCTCAAATTGAAActcttctatccatccatctattttcaaCACTGCTCGTCCTGGTGAGGGTTGCAGGAAACTctacatttaaaagtatttagccaatctagaaaatccagaaggCTGGAACTAAAAACAGAGCTTTCAGTAGGTTTGAAGGCAAGGTTGAACAATTTTAATGATTACAGGAAACAGGGTTAGCGTTAGCACTGAATAACGTCTAAATTAGACGTCCATCTGTTGGTTGTGTCCTTCCATTTCAAACAAATGGCAGACATTTGTGCTGATTGTTATGGAATAGATATGAGAATGAAAGTGCTGTTTTATATTACGTTAACAAAGAAAGACAGCTAAACAATGCATCTAAAGTGTTTCTAAAGCAAACCAAAGGACGATTTGAGACCCAGCAGTACtgtgtttgtaaaataaacaaaataaataaaagaggagATTTGTAAATCAGTCGCTCCCTGGTTTTGGAACCCTTACCTCCAGGGTAACTTACTAATGAGTTGTTATTGCTATTAAACTTACGCTTTACTTTGGCATTATTATCTGTATTTGTCTCTGCATCACTGTGTTCTGTGTGTCTTGtctatttgttttttatcatttttggtTGCACTTCCTAGTGTTGCTTTACACATTTACCTGACTTAATTACGCTGTGACACATCTAAACAACTCTAACAGAAACTCCATGGTCCTCTGAAGAAGGCGGTAGTGTCAATCCACATGTTTTCCAACTGAAGCCGAAATGTCCCTGTGAGATCGGATTTCATTTGGATTGGACAGACTTCTTATGTTTGACTAAATTAACGTAATGGAACAACATGCGAACTTGTGCGTGCGAACTTGCGTTAAAACCGGATTGTGAGCTATAACGTATGAAGTTATTCGACAGACCTGTGGTGAATACCattaacatgaaataaataaacggaaGCGCTGTGTAAAGGTGATCAGTGAGCTGAGGACCTGCGAGTTCTTCAGAAAGGGTCAAAGGCTCGCATGCAAATCGTGTCAAGGTAAAACGGCGCTGAGAGCAATAAACCGCAGGATCTTTACGACCATGCCATGATCAACCTTTCCATAATCTACACCTTTTATTGCTTTACTTTAGTCAATCATTAATGAGACAGGTGACAGTGACACAAATaggtgaaacacacacacacacacacatacacacacacacacacacacacacacacacacacacacacacacacacacacacacacacaaacacacacacctgagctaTCACACctattttattcacatttaaaataaataaaagtttctcATCAGCGTAGCTGAGGTCTTGCTGCCTGATGACGATGCAGCAGGTATGTGTTTATATCACAGCACACAccatgacacactcttcacttTACTACAACACTTCACTACAACactttttatattcacatttgttttatatataatatacacaaaaaatatgaataaattaatagcTCTTCATTTGAGCTTTTAAAACATCTACAATAAAACTTATTGtaatacaattttttattgtaatatttaatttttatactttaataaaaattaCTTCATAATTTTCAGAtcataaataaagagaaataaatagatCTTAATTTATGGTTTAAAAACTTGATACAGTAAAATGccaaaaatttaaaatataccagttaagtgaataaatatataaaagttaatgatctgcacttatatatagtgcttttatccaaagcgcattaaactggttctcattcacccattcacacacacacatcaatggtagcagagctgccatgcaaggcactagcttgccattgggagcaacttggggttcagtgtcttgcccaaggacgtgtcggcatgtggagtcatgtgggccgggaatcgaaccgtcaaccctatgattagtgggcaacccgctctaccacctgagccacagccgccttattattagtaataagCAAATAATTAAAGACCTATTAAtaccataaaaataaaactactataataataatactataaaataaagagaaattaatattaatacaagATAATAAAAACTTATGTATATTTAGTGTTGGTTTGATAAGCAAGAGCAAATAAAGAGGATATTTTATAgagctttattttttaaaacatcatgcAAGTTACAAGTTAAGATTGTGAAATaagtgttaaaaatgaattgaataaaaatgaataaatgaaaaaaaattgaataaaaatgaatagattactattattactactactactactactactaataatatgtGTGTAAACAGGTGATGAGCCTGTCACGCGTGATAAAACAGAAACTGTATATCTGAGTTATATAATCTCTATATGGCTAATTACCTTAATGAGTCAGCATTCTTTACTAGTGCAGCGTAGCGCAGTGACATGATGTTACAGGATTCCCCGAGTCAGCTGATCCACAAACGCACGAGTTGAGTCGAGTCGGGTCGATTCGGCTTTTCTGACTTTCCTCTCATCTCATCACACACAGAGGTAATGTGAGGAAGGAAAAGTGACAGGCAATAAGATTAGAGACAAGACCATAAATACTGACATTAAACATTATACAATAAACGATAAACACTGTGTATactataccacagcgctgctaaTGAgatctggactgtgattggtcagaaggtgttgattcattctctataacagcagctctgacagtagtgcaggtttatatatcatttaatgtgctctttctaatacgttatcgtttctatagtaacggcttgtTCATATGGACTCCATTGTGGATGTGGTCCTGATTTCTtaaagtaaggagatgtttatttatgtaacgtgtatggaaggagtctccactgttagagctgtgtaacagtcagaggtaaagctgtaactttaagttttcccacatcttcagcacagaggagtttacacttttggTGGTAACATGAACTAACAACATTAAAGgtaactctaaatggataaaagcatAGTGTGCCGTTCtttaatagtaaataaaacattgtaattgttggtaagTTGCTGTGGAGTGAGAGGAATAAGACTCTCAGGGACATGctggaatagaaaaataagcaGCGTTGGGGTGATAAGAGTGACTCTGCTTGGTCACTCCACCCCGGCAGTCTGAGGCACGTGAATAACCTATTGTGCTTTTCATCTTTCCAAAGTTTATAGGAATGTCATGAGATTTTACAGAATATATTACAATCCAAGTGTATCAATCATTCACAAAGGGTGAAATATACTTCATGTTACTAAACTTGAActcagcatcacacacacacacacacacacacacacacacacacacacacacacacacacacacacacacacacacacatattctgcTCGGTCATGGTGAAATTCTTACATTTATCAATGGAGGCAAAGGTTAATGAGTTGAGTGAAGGGTGAAAGTCTTTAactggagctgtgtgtgtgtgtgtgtgtgtgtgtgtgtgtgtgtgtgtgtgtgtgtgtgtgtgtgtgtgtgtgtgtacgtgttacAGTTTGGGCAAAACTGAAATCAAACACCCACCAGATGTGGCCGATCAGTCGAGATGTGTTTTTGCACTTGAGGCTATGACACTAATGCTAATGGTACAAACAAGTAATGCAAGCTTATAGCCTCCAGTTTAAACCGCATGAATAAAATGACCACACATTCGCCTGAAAATAGGCCTCTCTAAAGTTATTCTACATACACTTTCACTGCTGTTACTACTACTCTAGTTATACTACCACTATTGCTATTTTACTGCTAGTATTAAAAGTGCTAACAGTACTCCAAGAACtcttccaataaaaaaaaaaatagctactGCTCCCACCTGTAATACTAATCCCACAATCTAATGCATTCCTCACTACAACTAACATCtcttactactattactaacgTTATTAATACAGATACTATTTCTATTAAGGCTACTAATACCAATATTACAGATGTAATAAACtacactactaatactaatact encodes the following:
- the LOC108278547 gene encoding uncharacterized protein LOC108278547, which codes for MASKIPSGSKRTRDPSTQRVKVKFLINIPLKVDSEVEAKKRCGYLLDALIDGFREEDRKLIKDKNGKVVLEDVAVIFGMNGKYNANLAEVLKKLQTFRYNCKYDIKYSIITYTWGSGGTIAPNATMTPYQDIREHLKKDAATTKLVEELRGGDPACLVYFSFVDSDTVRFNFIYSEYLQIVREELDKDSIPPTVMSTGYEFVHDSKHHIGSWLDRWIRVAMAEVDPLLVYYPEPNFCVLVCDGLNTLQESFIKPRRKTNEYKMESPVLISQVKKRAHFKAVFPDRNPIIIIDPERFSLRGEGLITGQSCLDARKLAICAYSNGVLTNKETYIKEDRPNETKLLKGVTGLNRGFIIDLLNSKDDKEFEKLSQKNPYRMYEEDAKPLVDAIREARELKKFFYEFNDKLPE